A genomic segment from Malus domestica chromosome 05, GDT2T_hap1 encodes:
- the LOC103448886 gene encoding uncharacterized protein produces MLFAVEGGGFFSSSAAGYSKGLAVLLLGQKKEDKPMRVSPWNQYRLVDQESDTDLQLASAKNRLSRGCASFVCFGRASAGLDTPSPLKVGPAQQQDILPGSLVSDEGKDHTADADDDHIARKVVVKSSLKNPSKRNPASVESANEREASSEPGSDIPGHAETRKVQWTDVCGSELVEIREFEPSEMDGSDDEFDNGNERSCACVVM; encoded by the exons ATGTTATTTGCAGTAGAAGGAGGAGGGTTCTTCTCATCTTCAGCTGCTGGGTATAGCAAGGGCCTAGCCGTTCTTCTCTTGGGTCAGAAGAAAGAAGATAAACCCATGAGAGTTTCGCCGTGGAATCAGTACCGGTTGGTGGATCAAGAATCTGATACTGACCTCCAGCTGGCTTCCGCAAAGAACCGACTTTCCCGCGGCTGCGCTTCCTTTGTCTGCTTTGGTCGCGCTTCCGCCGGGCTTGACACTCCATCTCCTCTTAAAGTGGGCCCTGCCCAACAGCAGGATATCTTGCCTGGATCTCTTGTTTCTGACGAAGGCAAGGATCATACTGCTGATGCTGATGATGACCATATTGCAAGAAAGGTTGTTGTTAAAAGTAGCCTGAAGAATCCATCCAAAAGAAATCCAGCTTCTGTTGAGAGTGCTAATGAACGTGAAGCATCGAGTGAACCGGGTAGTGATATTCCTGGTCATGCGGAAACGAGGAAAGTGCAGTGGACAGATGTTTGCGGGAGTGAGCTTGTTGAAATCAGGGAATTTGAGCCCag TGAAATGGACGGATCAGATGATGAGTTCGACAATGGGAATGAAAGAAGTTGTGCATGTGTGGTTATGTAG
- the LOC103448885 gene encoding uncharacterized protein, with protein MGKKRKSVATSLDEVDRSMYTSFCSAANSLSQLYTQAMNHQKLSFQAGERHALDKIYQWICRQQEGGSRVTTVDIVNYLQNELDYCGEEPSMSPRLPLQHQHLQPTAHFSNSGLPVTSGSSGPTNTGQGIRSEQCDHQSKNSVFSNALSSPVRQSLQHYHISQDGYYPGAVLPSGNGARNNEPSFLHPNRDANPPSSNDTSMDMHADSPGHDSTY; from the exons ATGGGGAAGAAGAGAAAGTCGGTGGCCACCAGCCTCGACGAGGTTGATCGAAGCATGTATACCTCCTTCTGCAGCGCCGCTAATTCCCTCTCTCAGCTCTACACTCAGGCCATGAACCACCAAAAACTCTCCTTTCAAGCCGGTGAACGCCACGCCCTT GATAAAATTTATCAGTGGATCTGTAGACAACAAGAAGGAGGCTCACGAGTTACAACAGTCGATATAGTAAATTATCTTCAG AATGAGTTGGACTATTGTGGAGAGGAGCCATCAATGTCCCCTAGGTTGCCACTCCAACATCAGCATCTGCAGCCCACTGCGCATTTCTCAAACTCAGGTTTGCCAGTTACTTCTGGTTCATCTGGTCCAACAAATACTGGGCAGGGAATTCGTTCTGAGCAGTGCGATCATCAATCTAAGAATTCGGTCTTCTCAAATGCTTTGTCGAGCCCTGTTCGCCAGAGTCTTCAGCACTATCACATTTCTCAAGATGGATATTATCCAGGAGCAGTTCTGCCATCTGGAAATGGAGCCCGAAACAATGAACCTAGCTTTCTCCACCCAAACCGGGATGCTAATCCTCCAAGTTCCAATGATACCTCGATGGACATGCATGCAGATAGTCCTGGTCATGACTCTACCTACTGA